One stretch of Salarias fasciatus chromosome 19, fSalaFa1.1, whole genome shotgun sequence DNA includes these proteins:
- the mrpl33 gene encoding large ribosomal subunit protein bL33m: MFLTTVNFAKAKSKTILVQMLSAAGTGYTFNTKRNRLKDKLVLRKHDPFVNKHVLFFEKKKIKSI; encoded by the exons ATGTTTTTGACCACAGTGAACT TTGCCAAGGCAAAATCCAA GACCATTCTGGTGCAGATGTTGAGCGCCGCCGGTACAGGATACACCTTCAACACGAAGAGGAACCGTCTCAAAGATAAACTGGTGCTGCGTAAGCACGACCCGTTTG tgaACAAGCACGTGCTGTTttttgagaagaagaagatcaaaTCAATCTAA